One part of the Rhodococcus oxybenzonivorans genome encodes these proteins:
- a CDS encoding ATP-dependent DNA ligase codes for MDLPVMPPLQPMLAKSASSVPTQPESGPVWSYEPKWDGFRALVFRDGDEVVLGSRGGKDLARYFPEMVRAAVAELPERCVVDGELVVPRTVDGHTRLDWESLSERIHPAESRVTLLSEQTPAQFVAFDLLVLGDRDLSREDFSIRRQELVGAVGGGPSCHVTAATESSELATEWFQTFEGAGLDGVVAKKLAGPYLPNKREMVKVKHARTADCVVIGYRPHKSQPGIGSMLLGLYGGDQLSMVGGASAFTSARRIELLAELEELRVGDDVVAEGEPTRWRSGNDRTWVPLRPERVVEVAYDQMEGARFRHAARFLRWRPDRTPDECTFEQLEVPVRYDLADVLAGGS; via the coding sequence GTGGATCTCCCCGTGATGCCTCCTCTGCAACCGATGCTCGCGAAGTCCGCGTCGTCCGTTCCGACGCAACCGGAGTCGGGTCCCGTGTGGTCGTACGAGCCGAAGTGGGACGGCTTTCGGGCCCTCGTTTTCCGGGACGGCGACGAGGTGGTGCTCGGCTCGCGCGGCGGAAAAGACCTGGCCAGGTACTTCCCCGAGATGGTCCGGGCCGCCGTCGCGGAGCTCCCGGAGCGCTGTGTGGTGGACGGTGAGCTCGTGGTGCCCCGCACTGTCGACGGCCACACCCGGCTCGACTGGGAATCCTTGTCGGAGCGCATTCATCCGGCGGAGAGCCGAGTGACACTGTTGTCCGAGCAGACCCCGGCTCAGTTCGTCGCCTTCGACCTGCTGGTCCTGGGCGACCGGGATCTCAGTCGTGAGGACTTCTCGATCCGCAGACAGGAGCTGGTCGGCGCCGTCGGTGGCGGCCCCAGTTGCCATGTCACCGCGGCCACGGAGTCGAGCGAGCTGGCAACCGAGTGGTTCCAGACGTTCGAGGGCGCCGGCCTCGACGGAGTGGTGGCGAAAAAGCTCGCCGGGCCGTACCTGCCGAACAAGCGGGAAATGGTGAAGGTGAAGCACGCCCGCACCGCCGACTGCGTCGTCATCGGCTACCGGCCCCACAAGAGCCAGCCCGGAATCGGGTCGATGCTTCTCGGGCTCTACGGCGGTGACCAGCTGTCGATGGTGGGCGGTGCGTCGGCCTTCACCTCGGCGAGGCGAATCGAACTGCTCGCCGAGTTGGAAGAGCTGCGTGTCGGTGACGACGTCGTCGCCGAGGGTGAGCCCACCCGCTGGCGGTCGGGCAACGACCGCACGTGGGTGCCACTTCGACCTGAACGGGTGGTGGAGGTGGCGTATGACCAGATGGAAGGCGCACGTTTCCGGCACGCCGCGCGGTTCCTGCGCTGGCGACCGGACCGGACGCCCGACGAGTGCACATTCGAACAACTGGAGGTTCCGGTGCGATACGACCTTGCCGACGTGCTGGCCGGGGGTTCGTGA
- a CDS encoding DNA polymerase domain-containing protein produces the protein MASPAVELDVDGVAVRLSNPDKIYYPKLGADGGTKRHLVEYYRSVALQGALLDALRDRPTHLQRFPDGVEGEEIYQKRVPAKRPEHVGSCEVTFPSGRKADVLRVRSAPDIVWAANLGNITFHPWAVRCPDVDHPDELRIDLDPQPGTGFDDARAVALDVVQPLLDELGLVGFPKTSGGRGLHIYLSIAQRWDFVEVRRAGIALAREIERRSGDRATTSWWKEERGERIFLDFNQNARDKTIASAYSARKTPIATVSTPVTWAELVDVDPDDFTIATVPALLDKRGDPMATIRDVEQSLDVLLDMADRDAANGLGDLPYPPNYPKMPGEPKRVQPSRDRDRK, from the coding sequence ATGGCGAGCCCGGCCGTCGAACTCGACGTGGACGGCGTCGCCGTTCGCCTGTCGAATCCCGACAAGATCTACTACCCGAAACTCGGTGCGGACGGTGGCACCAAACGTCACCTCGTGGAGTACTACCGCTCCGTCGCCCTGCAGGGTGCGCTGCTGGATGCGCTGCGGGACCGGCCGACGCATCTGCAGCGGTTCCCCGACGGAGTCGAAGGCGAGGAGATCTACCAGAAGCGGGTGCCGGCCAAGCGTCCGGAACACGTCGGTTCCTGCGAGGTGACTTTCCCGTCGGGACGAAAGGCGGATGTACTCCGCGTCCGCAGCGCGCCCGACATCGTGTGGGCTGCGAACCTCGGCAACATCACCTTCCATCCGTGGGCGGTCCGCTGCCCCGACGTCGACCATCCCGACGAGCTGCGAATCGACCTGGACCCGCAGCCCGGCACCGGCTTCGACGATGCCCGTGCGGTGGCTCTCGACGTCGTGCAGCCCCTGCTGGACGAGCTCGGCCTGGTCGGCTTCCCGAAGACGTCGGGTGGTCGTGGCCTGCATATCTATCTGAGCATCGCGCAGCGGTGGGACTTCGTAGAGGTCCGCCGGGCCGGCATCGCCCTCGCGCGGGAGATCGAGCGGCGCAGCGGTGACCGGGCCACCACGTCGTGGTGGAAGGAGGAACGCGGCGAACGGATCTTCCTCGACTTCAACCAGAATGCGCGCGACAAGACCATCGCCTCCGCGTACTCCGCCCGCAAGACTCCTATCGCGACGGTGTCGACGCCGGTGACCTGGGCGGAACTCGTCGACGTCGACCCTGACGACTTCACCATCGCCACCGTGCCCGCCCTGCTCGACAAGCGTGGAGACCCCATGGCGACCATCCGTGACGTGGAGCAGTCGCTCGACGTCCTGCTCGACATGGCAGACCGGGACGCCGCGAACGGCCTGGGCGATCTCCCGTACCCGCCCAACTATCCCAAGATGCCGGGCGAACCGAAGCGAGTGCAACCGAGTCGGGACCGAGACCGAAAGTAG
- the lppU gene encoding LppU family putative lipoprotein, whose protein sequence is MAGLVRRVCTAVVALSATAVLVTGCGSEVTPTAVPESGASATTTESTTVIDGQEGVDAGGDVDFEVAIGECVKLGGTITDAEIDKAACGSPESNYKVIAKAEQNSQCISDADSYYYETLGGVEQGAICLDVDWVIGGCMDVGGEDPKRIECTDPTAVDGVKVTEIVQGATSVDSCTTSSNGYEYPERKFVVCVDEL, encoded by the coding sequence ATGGCAGGTCTGGTTCGGCGGGTGTGTACCGCGGTCGTCGCTCTGTCGGCGACGGCGGTTCTCGTCACGGGGTGCGGTTCGGAGGTCACTCCCACGGCAGTGCCGGAGTCGGGGGCTTCGGCCACTACCACTGAGTCGACGACCGTGATCGACGGACAGGAAGGTGTGGACGCCGGCGGAGACGTCGACTTCGAGGTAGCGATCGGCGAGTGCGTCAAGCTCGGCGGCACGATTACCGACGCCGAGATCGACAAGGCGGCGTGCGGCAGCCCCGAATCGAACTACAAGGTGATCGCCAAGGCGGAGCAGAACAGCCAGTGCATCAGCGACGCCGATTCGTACTACTACGAGACCCTCGGCGGAGTCGAGCAGGGCGCGATCTGCCTCGACGTCGACTGGGTCATCGGCGGATGCATGGACGTCGGCGGCGAGGATCCCAAGCGCATCGAGTGCACCGACCCCACCGCCGTCGACGGGGTGAAGGTGACCGAAATCGTGCAGGGCGCCACGTCCGTGGATTCGTGCACCACGTCCTCCAACGGCTACGAATACCCCGAGCGCAAGTTCGTCGTCTGTGTCGATGAGCTCTGA
- a CDS encoding magnesium and cobalt transport protein CorA codes for MPQLRPIRSLLPSRSAGLSDAETGHVTPRRAPEPTPAEETVVNSAVYRDGKKIATPATLSEALGSLPDASSMAWIGMYRPNDAQLYAAAAQFDLHELAVEDAIVAHQRPKLERYGETLFVVLRAARYCDETERVEFGELHIFCGPTFVLTVRHSESPDLSAVRRRMEGNPDLLKLGPEAVLYAILDAVVDGYAPVVSGLQNDIDEIETEVFSGEPGVSRRIYELTREVIEFQRATRPLLGMLRGLSAGFEKYNTDEELQRYLRDVTDHATVVVERADGFRQLLGNILTVNATLVSQEQNEEMRNLTQASYAQNEEIKKVSAWAAILFAPTLIGTVYGMNFDHMPELHWVGGYPFALSLMMLTCAGLYTIFKRRGWL; via the coding sequence ATGCCACAATTGCGTCCCATTCGTTCGCTGCTCCCGAGCCGTTCCGCCGGTCTGTCCGACGCCGAGACCGGTCACGTCACCCCCCGTCGCGCACCCGAACCGACGCCCGCCGAAGAAACAGTAGTCAACAGCGCCGTCTACCGCGACGGAAAGAAGATCGCCACACCGGCCACGCTGTCGGAGGCGCTGGGCAGCTTGCCGGACGCGTCATCGATGGCCTGGATCGGCATGTACCGGCCCAACGACGCCCAGTTGTACGCTGCAGCAGCGCAATTCGATCTTCACGAGCTGGCCGTCGAGGACGCGATCGTCGCGCACCAGCGTCCCAAACTCGAACGTTACGGCGAAACGTTGTTCGTGGTGCTGCGGGCCGCGCGGTACTGCGACGAAACCGAGCGCGTCGAATTCGGCGAGCTGCACATCTTCTGTGGGCCGACGTTCGTGCTCACCGTGCGGCACAGTGAGTCACCCGACCTGTCGGCGGTGCGCCGGAGGATGGAAGGGAACCCGGACCTGCTGAAGCTGGGACCCGAGGCGGTCCTGTACGCGATCCTCGATGCGGTGGTCGACGGCTACGCTCCGGTGGTGTCGGGACTGCAAAACGACATCGACGAGATCGAAACCGAAGTGTTCAGCGGCGAACCCGGTGTGTCGCGGCGAATCTACGAACTCACGCGCGAGGTCATCGAATTCCAGAGGGCCACAAGGCCGCTGCTCGGAATGCTGCGCGGGCTGTCGGCGGGATTCGAGAAGTACAACACCGACGAGGAACTGCAGCGGTATCTCCGTGACGTCACCGATCACGCGACGGTCGTCGTGGAGCGGGCGGACGGGTTCCGTCAGTTGCTCGGCAACATCCTCACCGTCAACGCGACTCTGGTGTCGCAGGAACAGAACGAGGAGATGCGGAACCTCACCCAGGCGAGCTACGCGCAGAACGAGGAAATCAAGAAGGTATCGGCCTGGGCGGCAATCCTGTTCGCCCCCACCCTCATCGGGACGGTGTACGGCATGAACTTCGACCACATGCCCGAACTGCACTGGGTGGGCGGGTACCCGTTCGCCCTGTCGCTGATGATGCTCACGTGCGCGGGCTTGTACACCATCTTCAAGCGGCGTGGCTGGTTGTGA
- a CDS encoding dodecin, with amino-acid sequence MSDHVYRVVEVVGSSGDSIDGAIKNAVGRAQETVRNLEWFEVVSTRGHIEDGAVAHFQVTLKVGFRLEPGGAV; translated from the coding sequence ATGAGTGATCACGTGTACCGGGTCGTCGAGGTCGTAGGTTCGTCGGGAGACAGCATCGACGGCGCCATCAAAAACGCCGTCGGGCGCGCGCAGGAGACCGTACGCAACCTCGAATGGTTCGAGGTGGTTTCGACACGGGGTCACATCGAGGACGGTGCGGTGGCGCACTTCCAGGTGACGCTCAAAGTTGGATTCCGACTGGAGCCGGGCGGAGCGGTTTGA
- a CDS encoding DUF6764 family protein, translating to MERSTAGAAGLVLGVVATALGTLMTTPATASAGSLSCVSPPGRDTTSVIDRTACGAKSDPSSNSAALGNDGVGFADAAEAGAALGAGVGGGVGAAEARGGGVAAIAIGPKSVAIGTVAGSGPALVLSGPGGQALVADPARGVVCSGGPALAINFLAGQACFTDGVTVWRVS from the coding sequence ATGGAGCGTTCGACAGCCGGTGCTGCCGGACTCGTTCTCGGTGTCGTTGCGACGGCACTCGGAACTCTGATGACGACGCCGGCCACCGCGTCGGCGGGATCGTTGTCCTGCGTGTCGCCTCCGGGCCGCGACACCACCTCGGTCATCGACCGCACCGCGTGTGGCGCGAAATCCGACCCGAGCAGCAACTCTGCAGCGCTCGGCAACGATGGTGTCGGTTTCGCCGACGCAGCCGAGGCGGGGGCGGCACTCGGCGCCGGGGTGGGCGGGGGTGTCGGTGCCGCCGAAGCTCGCGGCGGCGGCGTTGCCGCGATCGCGATCGGACCGAAAAGCGTCGCCATCGGGACGGTCGCCGGATCAGGCCCCGCGCTGGTGTTGAGCGGCCCCGGAGGTCAGGCCCTCGTCGCCGACCCGGCCCGCGGTGTCGTGTGCTCCGGCGGGCCTGCGCTTGCCATCAATTTCCTTGCAGGTCAAGCATGTTTCACCGATGGGGTAACGGTCTGGCGGGTTTCCTGA
- a CDS encoding serine hydrolase domain-containing protein, whose protein sequence is MTTSVRSHRPAAAPRTELHVDPRFLPLADRFFAMYRQPQQGGGALTAYFRGEKVLDIWAGWADRDRRWDRDTVALSFSTGKGVASTVVHRLAERGLLDYDARVADYWPEFGAAGKDAITVRDLLTHRAGLHRVRGLMRSPLDLLDYDAVVQALASTPADPRRLRGPGYHAVTYGWLVAELVARVTAKPFVRVVEEEIAGPLGIDDFWYLVPEQHRPRIAKLFPHINPAGLNWELTSTVLARVGPTRGLAEAAMPTGFDVLVRNPAVHGAVMPGWNGVFSARALARMYGAIANGGVLDGRRFLRRSTIEQMSTVQTRDRDYVLGIRPQWSLGYHRPILASREQPRNAIGHYGVGGSGAYADLDSGLSLGFVTNRLGSSFTALGDLRLARLGVEAQALVRNDK, encoded by the coding sequence ATGACGACCAGCGTTCGAAGTCACAGGCCCGCGGCCGCGCCCCGGACCGAGTTGCATGTCGACCCTCGGTTCCTTCCCCTCGCGGACCGCTTCTTTGCGATGTACCGGCAACCTCAGCAAGGTGGCGGCGCGCTCACCGCGTATTTCCGCGGCGAGAAGGTGCTGGATATCTGGGCGGGTTGGGCCGATCGTGATCGCCGCTGGGACCGCGACACCGTCGCATTGTCGTTCTCGACGGGCAAAGGGGTGGCCAGCACCGTCGTGCACAGGCTCGCCGAGCGCGGTCTGCTCGATTACGACGCGAGGGTGGCCGACTACTGGCCCGAGTTCGGTGCGGCAGGCAAGGACGCCATCACGGTCCGCGACCTGCTGACGCATCGCGCCGGTTTGCATCGAGTGCGAGGTCTGATGCGCAGCCCACTCGATTTACTCGACTACGACGCGGTCGTGCAGGCTCTCGCGTCGACACCGGCCGACCCACGCAGACTCCGCGGTCCCGGATATCACGCCGTCACCTACGGGTGGTTGGTGGCCGAACTCGTCGCACGGGTGACGGCGAAACCGTTCGTCCGGGTGGTGGAGGAGGAGATCGCCGGTCCCCTCGGAATCGACGACTTCTGGTACCTGGTCCCGGAGCAGCACCGGCCACGGATCGCGAAACTGTTTCCGCACATCAACCCTGCTGGATTGAATTGGGAGCTCACGTCTACCGTCCTCGCGCGCGTCGGCCCCACGCGCGGGCTCGCCGAGGCGGCCATGCCCACCGGATTCGACGTGCTGGTGCGCAACCCGGCCGTGCACGGCGCAGTGATGCCCGGATGGAACGGTGTGTTCAGTGCCCGCGCCCTCGCCCGCATGTACGGCGCGATCGCGAACGGCGGTGTGCTCGACGGACGCCGTTTCCTGCGCCGATCCACCATCGAGCAGATGTCGACCGTGCAGACCCGCGACCGCGATTACGTGCTCGGTATCCGGCCCCAGTGGTCGCTCGGCTATCACCGCCCGATCCTGGCTTCCCGAGAGCAACCACGGAACGCGATCGGGCACTACGGTGTCGGCGGGTCCGGGGCCTATGCGGACCTCGACAGCGGGTTGTCCCTCGGCTTCGTCACCAATCGGCTCGGCAGTTCGTTCACCGCTCTCGGTGATCTGCGTCTGGCGCGGCTCGGGGTCGAAGCGCAGGCGCTCGTACGTAACGACAAGTAA